One Capsicum annuum cultivar UCD-10X-F1 chromosome 2, UCD10Xv1.1, whole genome shotgun sequence genomic window carries:
- the LOC107858232 gene encoding glycine-rich protein 5, which yields MSVRNISNTLYRLFFGGFGGLRGGIRPPFGLGAGIIGGGIGGGFGPFIGGGSVGAGSGSGSGFGSSTNEGFGGNGGNNPNNEISGELGAGDLGEGGDATAGIDMHP from the coding sequence ATGAGCGTAAGGAATATTTCCAACACACTCTACCGCCTTTTTTTTGGCGGTTTTGGTGGTCTTAGAGGTGGAATTAGGCCTCCATTTGGTTTAGGAGCAGGTAttattggtggtggcattggagGTGGTTTTGGTCCATTTATTGGAGGTGGTAGTGTTGGAGCTGGAAGTGGAAGTGGAAGTGGATTTGGTTCTAGCACTAATGAAGGATTTGGGGGCAATGGTGGCAATAATCCTAATAATGAAATCAGTGGTGAACTTGGTGCAGGTGACCTAGGTGAAGGAGGTGATGCAACAGCTGGAATTGACATGCATCCTTGA